Proteins co-encoded in one Haloarcula pelagica genomic window:
- a CDS encoding AAA family ATPase has product MDVTDASELSSRLLDEVGSAVIADRGFFETVLLGVVSKGHVLLEDVPGTGKTLTARSMATALGLSFSRVQFTPDLLPADITGTHVFNEQTREFEFTRGPIFANVVLADEINRAPPKTQSAMLEAMEEGQVTVDGDTYDLPQPFFVLATQNPVDMEGTFELPEAQVDRFLAKTAIGYPESDGEVELLRRRAGRDTQSPTVEPVLDPQQVEELRAVPETVQVDDDLLTYMADIARATREDYRVEVGVSPRGTQRLFEAARAMAVITGREFVAPDDIKRVAQPVLAHRLVLTPDARVENVDKASIVENVLGEVPVPTV; this is encoded by the coding sequence ATGGACGTTACTGACGCCAGTGAGCTGTCGAGCCGACTCCTGGACGAGGTCGGGAGCGCAGTCATCGCCGACCGTGGCTTCTTCGAGACTGTCCTCCTCGGCGTCGTCTCGAAGGGGCACGTCCTCCTGGAGGACGTTCCCGGGACCGGCAAGACGCTGACCGCCCGCAGTATGGCCACTGCCCTCGGCCTGTCCTTCTCCCGCGTACAGTTCACCCCCGACCTCCTGCCCGCCGACATCACCGGCACGCACGTGTTCAACGAGCAGACCCGCGAGTTCGAGTTCACCCGCGGGCCGATCTTCGCCAACGTCGTCCTGGCCGACGAGATCAACCGCGCACCGCCGAAAACCCAGTCGGCGATGCTCGAAGCGATGGAGGAGGGCCAGGTCACCGTCGACGGCGACACCTACGACCTCCCGCAGCCGTTCTTCGTGCTGGCGACCCAGAACCCGGTCGACATGGAGGGGACCTTCGAACTCCCCGAAGCCCAGGTCGACCGCTTCCTCGCGAAGACCGCTATCGGCTACCCCGAAAGCGACGGCGAGGTCGAACTCCTCCGCCGGCGGGCCGGCCGCGACACACAGAGTCCGACGGTCGAACCGGTGCTCGACCCCCAACAGGTCGAGGAACTGCGCGCGGTCCCCGAGACCGTCCAGGTCGACGACGACCTGCTGACCTACATGGCCGACATCGCCCGCGCGACCCGCGAGGACTACCGCGTCGAGGTCGGCGTCTCGCCGCGTGGGACCCAGCGCCTCTTCGAGGCCGCTCGCGCGATGGCGGTCATCACCGGCCGCGAGTTCGTCGCGCCCGACGATATCAAGCGGGTCGCACAGCCGGTGCTCGCCCACCGGCTCGTGTTGACCCCCGACGCCCGCGTCGAGAACGTCGACAAGGCCAGCATCGTCGAGAACGTCCTCGGCGAGGTTCCCGTCCCGACGGTCTAA
- a CDS encoding DUF7519 family protein, whose protein sequence is MRRPRLVGVASLVAALVATAVLAATAGGRVALLGALVLAAGVLDTRRRLVTLGTVLQCAGVVLAGLTAAGAIVLVLAVAAALLAWDFGQYAVDLAESMADDAITHNAELVRVAGGTLLAALTVGALSLAGLALTVPTVGPVTTGLLLIGSVLAVAGLSD, encoded by the coding sequence GTGAGACGGCCACGGCTGGTCGGGGTGGCGTCGCTCGTGGCCGCGCTCGTCGCGACGGCCGTCCTGGCGGCGACGGCGGGCGGACGCGTGGCCCTTCTCGGCGCGCTCGTGCTCGCCGCCGGCGTCCTCGATACCAGACGACGCCTCGTCACCCTCGGGACGGTCCTGCAGTGTGCGGGGGTCGTCCTCGCGGGGCTCACTGCTGCGGGGGCGATCGTCCTCGTACTGGCCGTGGCGGCGGCGCTGCTGGCGTGGGACTTCGGGCAGTACGCCGTCGACCTCGCCGAGTCGATGGCCGACGACGCGATCACGCACAACGCGGAACTGGTCCGAGTCGCCGGCGGAACGCTCCTCGCGGCGCTGACCGTGGGTGCGCTCTCGCTCGCCGGACTGGCACTCACCGTCCCGACCGTCGGGCCGGTAACGACCGGACTTCTGTTGATCGGGTCGGTGCTCGCGGTCGCCGGGCTGAGCGATTAG
- a CDS encoding DUF58 domain-containing protein, which translates to MTLLRRLSLGAGVCLILAGFGVAAGGTSGVTIERGFVVFVGLLAAGLAVYAGYRRYATPQRTPRLPDRGVRDVSPPEPATDGAGAASTLTRDYRVADDLQALLQRALVRSRERDEAGAETAIHEGNWTDDPTAAALFADAVERTRQYRDRIAARTTGRSRYRYRVERVAAELRSVLGIDAVDEAPAERATTPANGVVETGRWAGFYTVPLGLVGVGIVGKRPALVLAGAAAVVALAVRAGASTPDPSVTVDRAVSETAPTHGDEVTVTLTVRNDGDRTLTDCRIADGVPDTLAVTDGTPQLATALRPERTATVEYTVRATRGDHEFAAPTVVATDAVGATATVADASVTGVTALSVSLPAIEADAPVQSQTTRHRGRIDADQGGDGIAFYATREYRPGDPLSRIDWNRYAGTRELSTLEFREEQAATVVVLVDARPGAYEAPAAPELDATVDRSVIAARSVIESRLDAEDRVGLAALSPDRLFIGPSGGPTHKNRLETTLAADPVFRPSPPDGEFYPGPTLRWLRRELPASAQVVCCSPLVDDDIRRILRYLAAYGHAVTVVSPDPGVAPTADGTVAAADRLFRISELRREGIPVVDWHHGEPLAAAFERAREWSR; encoded by the coding sequence GTGACGCTCCTCCGCCGGCTCTCACTCGGAGCGGGCGTCTGCCTGATCCTCGCCGGCTTCGGGGTCGCAGCGGGCGGGACCAGCGGCGTGACGATCGAGCGCGGGTTCGTCGTCTTCGTCGGGCTGCTCGCCGCCGGGCTCGCGGTCTACGCGGGGTATCGGCGGTACGCGACCCCACAGCGGACTCCGCGGCTCCCCGACCGGGGCGTGCGTGACGTGTCGCCGCCGGAGCCGGCCACCGACGGCGCCGGAGCGGCCTCGACGCTGACCCGGGACTACCGGGTCGCCGACGACCTGCAGGCGCTGCTCCAGCGAGCGCTCGTTCGGAGCCGGGAACGGGACGAGGCGGGGGCCGAGACCGCGATCCACGAGGGGAACTGGACCGACGACCCGACCGCGGCGGCCCTGTTTGCCGACGCCGTCGAGCGCACTCGACAGTACCGCGACCGGATCGCGGCACGGACCACCGGCCGGAGTCGCTACCGGTACCGGGTCGAACGAGTGGCGGCGGAACTCCGGTCCGTGCTGGGTATCGACGCCGTCGACGAGGCGCCCGCCGAACGTGCCACCACGCCCGCAAACGGGGTCGTCGAGACCGGGCGCTGGGCCGGCTTCTACACGGTCCCGCTCGGCCTCGTCGGCGTCGGTATCGTCGGGAAGCGACCGGCGCTCGTGCTCGCAGGCGCGGCGGCCGTGGTCGCACTGGCCGTCCGGGCCGGGGCGTCGACGCCGGACCCATCCGTGACTGTCGACCGGGCCGTCTCCGAGACGGCCCCCACCCACGGCGACGAGGTGACCGTGACGCTGACCGTCCGCAACGACGGCGACCGGACCCTGACCGACTGCCGGATCGCCGACGGCGTCCCGGACACGCTTGCGGTCACCGACGGCACGCCACAGCTGGCGACGGCGCTGCGCCCCGAGCGGACCGCGACCGTCGAGTACACCGTGCGAGCGACCAGGGGTGACCACGAGTTCGCCGCGCCGACAGTGGTCGCGACGGACGCCGTCGGCGCGACGGCCACGGTCGCCGACGCGAGCGTCACCGGCGTCACTGCGCTGTCGGTCTCGCTCCCGGCGATCGAAGCCGACGCACCGGTCCAGTCACAGACGACGCGACACCGCGGCCGGATCGACGCCGACCAGGGCGGGGACGGGATCGCCTTCTACGCGACCCGTGAGTACCGACCTGGCGATCCGCTCTCGCGCATCGACTGGAACCGCTACGCCGGGACCCGCGAGCTGTCGACCCTGGAGTTTCGCGAGGAACAGGCCGCGACCGTCGTCGTCCTCGTCGACGCGCGACCCGGAGCCTACGAGGCGCCCGCCGCGCCGGAACTCGACGCGACGGTCGACCGGTCGGTGATCGCGGCCCGGAGCGTCATCGAGTCCCGGCTCGACGCCGAGGACCGGGTCGGGCTGGCGGCGCTCTCGCCGGACCGGCTGTTCATCGGTCCCAGCGGCGGCCCGACGCACAAGAACCGCCTGGAGACGACGCTGGCCGCGGACCCCGTCTTCCGACCCTCGCCGCCCGACGGCGAGTTCTACCCGGGCCCGACGCTGCGGTGGCTCCGGCGGGAGCTGCCCGCCAGCGCACAGGTCGTCTGCTGCTCGCCGCTGGTCGACGACGATATCCGGCGGATCCTCCGGTACCTCGCGGCGTACGGCCACGCGGTCACCGTCGTCAGCCCGGACCCCGGTGTCGCCCCGACGGCCGACGGGACCGTCGCGGCGGCCGATCGGCTGTTCCGGATCAGCGAACTCCGCCGGGAGGGCATCCCCGTCGTCGACTGGCACCACGGGGAACCGCTGGCCGCGGCCTTCGAGCGCGCACGGGAGTGGTCCCGGTGA
- a CDS encoding DUF4129 domain-containing protein — MSRRLSITLVTGLVLLALVVGASALDAPARSEAAGTSGDGSTTLGASNAGTETPEAGPTLLAITIAILVLTLAYGLRQYGTDDLVLAALTSVALFVVVLLIGFNPETAGGALPANPETSLTEATSGAAAAAGSPWLLGLVGALALVVLAGVLLRRVTGNETWVETEDDTEPDAGDAETEDATELADAAGRAADRLAADESLDNAVYRAWNEMTGILDVDDEASCTPREFAAEAVDAGLEDDDVSTLTELFETVRYSDSPATDRREERAETALRNIEQSYGRSS; from the coding sequence GTGTCACGCCGCCTGTCAATCACACTCGTTACTGGACTGGTCCTCCTGGCGTTGGTCGTCGGTGCGTCGGCGCTCGACGCGCCGGCCCGGAGCGAGGCTGCGGGCACAAGCGGGGACGGGAGCACCACCCTCGGGGCGAGCAACGCCGGTACCGAGACGCCGGAGGCCGGACCGACGCTGCTCGCGATCACCATCGCGATTCTGGTGCTCACGCTTGCCTACGGGCTTCGACAGTACGGAACCGACGACCTGGTGCTTGCGGCGCTAACGTCCGTCGCGCTGTTCGTCGTCGTCCTGCTCATCGGGTTCAACCCGGAGACGGCGGGCGGTGCTCTCCCGGCCAACCCGGAGACGAGCCTCACCGAGGCCACCTCCGGCGCGGCAGCGGCGGCCGGATCGCCGTGGCTGCTCGGGCTTGTCGGCGCGCTCGCTCTGGTCGTCCTCGCCGGCGTGTTGCTCCGACGCGTGACCGGGAACGAGACGTGGGTCGAGACCGAGGACGACACCGAACCGGACGCCGGCGACGCCGAGACGGAGGACGCGACCGAGCTCGCCGACGCCGCGGGTCGGGCCGCGGACCGCCTGGCAGCCGACGAGAGTCTGGACAACGCCGTCTACCGGGCCTGGAACGAGATGACCGGGATTCTCGATGTCGACGACGAGGCGAGCTGTACCCCCCGCGAGTTCGCGGCCGAGGCCGTCGACGCCGGGCTCGAGGACGACGACGTGTCGACGCTGACGGAGCTGTTCGAGACGGTCCGGTACAGTGATTCGCCGGCGACCGACCGTCGCGAAGAGCGCGCGGAGACCGCACTCCGGAACATCGAGCAGTCCTACGGGAGGTCGTCGTGA
- a CDS encoding DICT sensory domain-containing protein: protein MSLSELIAGVEDYEQTLTVFNAAESVVADLREQFADRNVTVRAERTESGRPGEFVTLSDDGEVVTATGLASFRDSVAGPEMSLSEASYRPILDNLDETMFTSWSISQLVAASREIEDRAARVGGGTLHAGFQTVSTLKGELDLYEHLGERGVDVHAYAVPDEESPSHSEFTLHVDRGSEIAESWFVVFDGDGDDEQKCALLAEEREPRAFYGFWTYDPGTVDYIIDHLESTYWLAESQR, encoded by the coding sequence ATGTCGCTCTCGGAGCTCATCGCTGGGGTCGAGGACTACGAGCAGACGCTGACGGTGTTCAACGCCGCGGAGTCCGTCGTCGCGGACCTCCGCGAGCAGTTCGCCGACCGGAACGTCACCGTCCGGGCCGAACGGACCGAGAGCGGTCGGCCAGGGGAGTTCGTCACGCTCAGCGACGACGGCGAGGTGGTGACGGCCACGGGACTGGCGTCGTTTCGCGACTCCGTCGCCGGCCCCGAGATGTCGCTGTCGGAAGCGTCCTACCGCCCGATCCTGGACAACCTCGACGAGACGATGTTCACCTCGTGGTCGATCTCGCAACTGGTCGCGGCCTCCCGAGAGATCGAGGACCGCGCCGCCCGCGTCGGCGGCGGGACGCTCCACGCGGGGTTCCAGACCGTCTCGACGCTGAAAGGCGAACTGGACCTCTACGAACACCTCGGCGAACGCGGCGTGGACGTACACGCCTACGCCGTCCCGGACGAGGAGTCACCGTCCCACAGCGAGTTCACGCTCCACGTCGACCGCGGGTCGGAGATCGCCGAGTCGTGGTTCGTCGTCTTCGACGGGGACGGCGACGACGAACAGAAGTGCGCCCTGCTCGCCGAAGAGCGCGAACCACGCGCGTTCTACGGGTTCTGGACCTACGATCCGGGGACCGTCGACTACATCATCGACCATCTGGAGTCGACGTACTGGCTGGCCGAATCACAGCGTTAA
- a CDS encoding N-acyl homoserine lactonase family protein, whose protein sequence is MADVAVTFLDRGRVMADRNFVVDGTSVATASNRDPAHEYETYAVWNLVIETPEMTVLWDTGSHPEAGDGYWPEPLYEAFAHVDADEHHLADDLGAAGYEFADIDAVVMSHLHLDHAGGLAEFAGTDVPIYVHREELPFAYFSANTAEGSIAYLASDFDHDLNWQVVHGDSYHLADGVELLHLPGHTPGLMGALIDRSDTPLLVVGDEAYVEANYAGQSMATSLLWSNAAWKESLERCRNIQRETGADVLLGHDLSVFESLA, encoded by the coding sequence ATGGCAGACGTTGCAGTCACCTTCCTCGACCGCGGGCGTGTCATGGCCGACCGGAACTTCGTCGTCGACGGCACCAGCGTCGCGACGGCCTCGAACCGCGACCCCGCCCACGAGTACGAGACGTACGCCGTCTGGAACCTGGTGATCGAGACGCCAGAGATGACCGTCCTCTGGGACACCGGCTCCCACCCCGAGGCCGGCGACGGCTACTGGCCCGAACCGCTGTACGAGGCGTTCGCCCACGTCGACGCCGACGAGCACCACCTCGCGGACGACCTCGGCGCGGCCGGCTACGAGTTTGCCGACATCGACGCCGTGGTGATGAGCCACCTCCACCTGGACCACGCCGGCGGCCTCGCGGAGTTCGCCGGTACGGACGTGCCGATCTACGTCCACCGCGAGGAACTCCCCTTCGCGTACTTCAGCGCGAACACGGCGGAGGGATCGATCGCCTACCTCGCCAGCGACTTCGACCACGACCTGAACTGGCAGGTCGTCCACGGCGACAGCTACCACCTCGCCGACGGCGTCGAACTGCTCCACCTCCCCGGCCACACCCCCGGACTCATGGGCGCGCTGATCGACCGGTCCGACACCCCCCTGCTCGTCGTCGGCGACGAGGCCTACGTCGAAGCCAACTACGCCGGGCAGTCGATGGCGACGAGTCTCCTCTGGAGCAACGCCGCCTGGAAGGAGAGCCTCGAACGGTGTCGGAACATCCAGCGCGAGACCGGGGCCGACGTACTGTTGGGCCACGACCTCTCGGTGTTCGAGTCGCTGGCCTGA
- a CDS encoding acyl-CoA dehydrogenase family protein has protein sequence MELLSDYPVPEHAREVKQEAREFAAEHIEPNAADYYASGEYPWEILEAGMDAGLVAQDLGEEWGGKGFDLQQVLAIAEEFYKADAGIALTLQLASFGAEIVEEHGADWQKEEFLEPVANNDQITGLAVSEPETGSDLAGMTTAAEKDGDEWVINGEKYWVGNAVEADWLTLYAKTGDDENNRYGNYSMFIVPTDAPGYHAEHIPEKMGFRASKQGHIVLDDCRIPEENLVGVEGAGFYMLADFFNHGRVIVGGHGIGLAAAAIEEAWEFVHDREAFGRTVDEFQAVQHKLADMHLDFQTARSLTWDAAERVANDENAGYWAALAKTSATEAAMDCAERGMQLHGGRSVLTENRISRVYRDVRIPVIYEGANDIQRNLIYRQAPQ, from the coding sequence ATGGAGCTACTGTCCGACTATCCGGTCCCGGAACACGCCCGCGAGGTCAAACAGGAGGCCCGCGAGTTCGCAGCCGAACACATCGAGCCCAACGCGGCCGACTACTACGCGTCCGGGGAGTACCCCTGGGAGATCCTCGAAGCCGGGATGGACGCCGGCCTGGTCGCCCAGGATCTCGGCGAGGAGTGGGGCGGCAAAGGGTTCGACCTCCAGCAGGTGCTCGCGATCGCCGAGGAGTTCTACAAGGCCGACGCCGGCATCGCGCTGACGCTTCAGTTGGCGAGTTTCGGCGCCGAGATCGTCGAGGAACACGGCGCCGACTGGCAGAAAGAGGAGTTCCTGGAGCCGGTCGCGAACAACGACCAGATCACGGGCCTGGCCGTCTCCGAACCAGAGACCGGCAGCGACCTGGCCGGGATGACCACCGCCGCCGAGAAAGACGGCGACGAGTGGGTCATCAACGGCGAGAAGTACTGGGTCGGTAACGCCGTCGAAGCCGACTGGCTCACCCTCTACGCGAAGACCGGCGACGACGAGAACAACCGCTACGGCAACTACTCGATGTTCATCGTCCCGACGGACGCGCCGGGTTACCACGCCGAGCACATCCCCGAGAAGATGGGCTTCCGGGCGTCGAAACAGGGCCACATCGTGCTGGACGACTGTCGCATCCCCGAGGAGAACCTCGTCGGCGTCGAGGGCGCCGGTTTCTACATGCTCGCGGACTTCTTCAACCACGGCCGCGTCATCGTCGGCGGCCACGGCATCGGTCTCGCGGCGGCCGCCATCGAGGAAGCCTGGGAGTTCGTCCACGACCGCGAAGCCTTCGGCCGGACCGTCGACGAGTTCCAGGCCGTCCAGCACAAACTCGCGGACATGCACCTGGACTTCCAGACCGCTCGCTCGCTCACCTGGGACGCGGCCGAGCGGGTCGCGAACGACGAGAACGCCGGCTACTGGGCCGCGCTGGCGAAGACCTCCGCGACCGAGGCGGCGATGGACTGTGCCGAACGCGGGATGCAACTCCACGGCGGGCGCTCGGTGCTGACCGAGAACCGCATCTCCCGTGTCTACCGCGACGTGCGCATCCCGGTCATCTACGAGGGTGCAAACGACATCCAGCGCAACCTCATCTACCGGCAGGCCCCCCAGTAA
- a CDS encoding long-chain fatty acid--CoA ligase, protein MPGGTDQTLQPFAWRAETLYPDTEIVSRTHEGIVRSDYSEYADRTAQLANALDAAGYGDGERIGTVCWNHHRHFETYFGVPGMGAQLHTINPLLPDKHIQYIVENAADRTIFVDQSFLPKVEGAVADDPESFASVDRYVVMGGQVPETELDAVAYESFIEGHSTTYDWPTLDEERPAGLCYTSGTTGKPKGVEYTQQMLWSHTMALQTPQGIPVADDDVVMPVVPMFHVNAWGLPFSTTAGGAKHVYPGPQPEPADLAALIEDEGVTLTAGVPTVWLGLMEYVEDNDVDLSSLDRLVVGGSAAPEAMIRFFDDHDVELIHAWGMTETAPVGTVAHVKADLEDADYETRLDKRTKQGLIVPGLEFRVVDDAGEAVPHDGEAFGELHVRGPWVTTEYFARPEATEAEFVDGYLKTGDVVTVDGDGYIKIVDRAKDVIKSGGEWISSVELENELMAHEAVAEAAVIGVPHERWQERPLALVVPTEDADTGTLEAGLREHILASYPKWWVPDSVVVIDEVPKTATGKFNKQALRAEYGDESLVEGRVPEDAAPER, encoded by the coding sequence ATGCCAGGTGGGACCGACCAGACCCTACAGCCGTTCGCGTGGCGTGCCGAGACACTGTATCCCGACACCGAGATCGTCTCTCGTACCCACGAAGGAATCGTTCGCTCCGACTACAGCGAGTACGCCGACCGGACGGCACAGCTCGCGAACGCGCTCGACGCCGCCGGTTACGGTGACGGCGAGCGTATCGGGACCGTCTGCTGGAACCACCACCGTCACTTCGAGACGTACTTCGGCGTGCCGGGGATGGGGGCACAGCTCCACACCATCAACCCGTTGTTACCGGACAAGCATATCCAGTACATCGTCGAGAACGCCGCCGACCGGACGATATTCGTCGATCAGTCGTTCCTGCCGAAAGTCGAGGGGGCCGTCGCCGACGACCCCGAGTCGTTCGCGTCCGTCGACCGGTACGTCGTGATGGGCGGGCAGGTCCCCGAGACGGAGCTGGACGCGGTGGCCTACGAGTCGTTCATCGAGGGTCACTCGACGACCTACGACTGGCCGACCCTCGACGAGGAGCGGCCGGCCGGGCTCTGCTATACGTCGGGGACGACGGGCAAACCGAAAGGCGTCGAGTACACCCAGCAGATGCTGTGGTCACACACTATGGCGCTCCAGACGCCCCAGGGCATCCCGGTCGCGGACGACGATGTCGTGATGCCGGTGGTTCCGATGTTCCACGTCAACGCCTGGGGGCTCCCGTTCTCGACGACGGCAGGGGGTGCCAAACACGTCTACCCCGGTCCACAGCCCGAGCCGGCCGATCTGGCGGCGCTCATCGAGGACGAGGGGGTCACCCTCACCGCGGGGGTCCCGACGGTGTGGCTTGGCCTGATGGAGTACGTCGAGGACAACGACGTGGACCTCTCCTCGCTCGATCGGTTGGTCGTCGGCGGCAGCGCCGCGCCCGAAGCGATGATCCGCTTTTTCGACGACCACGACGTGGAACTGATCCACGCCTGGGGGATGACGGAGACGGCACCGGTCGGCACGGTCGCCCACGTCAAGGCAGACCTCGAAGACGCCGACTACGAGACGCGACTGGACAAGCGGACCAAACAGGGACTGATCGTCCCGGGACTGGAGTTTCGCGTCGTCGACGACGCGGGCGAAGCGGTGCCACACGACGGCGAGGCGTTCGGGGAGTTACACGTCCGTGGCCCCTGGGTGACGACGGAGTACTTCGCCCGCCCCGAGGCGACCGAGGCGGAGTTCGTCGACGGCTATCTCAAGACCGGCGATGTCGTCACGGTCGACGGAGACGGCTACATCAAGATCGTCGACCGCGCGAAAGACGTGATCAAGAGCGGCGGGGAGTGGATCTCGTCGGTCGAACTGGAGAACGAACTGATGGCCCACGAGGCCGTCGCCGAGGCGGCCGTCATCGGCGTGCCCCACGAGCGCTGGCAGGAACGGCCGCTCGCGCTCGTGGTCCCGACCGAAGACGCCGACACCGGGACGCTCGAAGCCGGTCTCCGCGAGCATATCCTGGCCTCGTACCCGAAGTGGTGGGTGCCCGACAGCGTCGTCGTCATCGACGAGGTTCCAAAGACCGCGACCGGGAAGTTCAACAAACAGGCGCTGCGCGCGGAGTACGGCGACGAGTCGCTCGTCGAGGGCCGTGTGCCCGAGGACGCCGCCCCCGAGCGGTAG
- a CDS encoding chemotaxis protein CheC, producing the protein MSLMIDIRKLGLFNKMAKEGGNTVANHLSQMTGMETEMEITKINFIDVPDIKTHVGDQKQIGISIEMIEQPHGHILFLFNAQSAKELAHGMIGDMGETDPNASGFTDMERSAIQEIGNIMTSGFIDGWANVLDTTIDISTPNFTFGPGSGMIDQLVGDRDNEMALMFDSRVHALESNINVKVYTFPRLEELVDLMQQIEV; encoded by the coding sequence ATGAGTCTGATGATAGATATCCGGAAGCTCGGGTTGTTCAACAAGATGGCAAAAGAGGGCGGAAACACGGTCGCGAACCACCTGAGCCAGATGACCGGGATGGAGACGGAGATGGAGATCACGAAGATCAACTTCATCGATGTCCCGGACATCAAGACACACGTCGGCGATCAGAAACAGATCGGGATCAGTATCGAGATGATCGAACAGCCCCACGGGCACATCCTCTTTCTGTTCAACGCCCAGAGCGCCAAGGAACTCGCCCACGGGATGATCGGCGACATGGGCGAGACCGACCCCAATGCCAGCGGCTTCACCGACATGGAGCGGTCGGCGATCCAGGAGATCGGCAACATCATGACATCGGGCTTCATCGACGGCTGGGCGAACGTGTTGGATACGACCATCGACATCTCGACGCCGAACTTCACCTTCGGCCCCGGCAGCGGTATGATCGATCAGCTCGTCGGCGACCGGGACAACGAGATGGCGCTGATGTTCGACTCGCGGGTCCACGCCCTGGAGTCGAACATCAACGTCAAGGTCTACACGTTCCCGCGACTCGAAGAACTGGTCGACCTGATGCAACAGATCGAAGTCTGA
- a CDS encoding O-methyltransferase, translated as MDEEPLPAVTEQFARTLAPDPDEVIAEMDEKADREGFPTVGPAVGGWLRLLARMVDAERVFEFGSGYGYSAYWMAPAIPADGEIVLTEIDADELDEAREFLDRGGYTDRAVFEHGDAIETVEEYDGPFDVVLIDNEKHRYREAFEAVRDRVPVGGVVAADNAIEAGPLDFGDVRALLAGEEIETNESSRGIADYLERVRDDPDFETGLLPLGEGVAVSVRVHVG; from the coding sequence ATGGACGAGGAGCCACTGCCCGCGGTCACCGAACAGTTCGCACGGACGCTCGCACCCGACCCGGACGAGGTGATCGCCGAGATGGACGAGAAGGCCGACCGCGAGGGGTTCCCGACGGTCGGTCCGGCCGTCGGCGGCTGGCTCCGGCTGCTGGCGCGCATGGTCGACGCCGAGCGTGTCTTCGAGTTCGGCTCGGGCTACGGCTACTCCGCCTACTGGATGGCCCCGGCGATCCCCGCCGACGGCGAGATCGTCCTGACCGAGATCGACGCCGACGAACTCGACGAGGCCCGCGAGTTCCTCGACCGCGGTGGCTACACCGACCGGGCCGTCTTCGAACACGGCGACGCCATCGAGACCGTCGAGGAGTACGACGGCCCGTTCGACGTGGTCCTGATCGACAACGAGAAACACCGCTACAGAGAGGCGTTCGAGGCCGTCCGGGACCGGGTGCCCGTCGGCGGCGTCGTCGCCGCGGACAACGCGATCGAGGCCGGTCCGCTCGACTTCGGGGACGTGCGCGCTCTGCTGGCCGGCGAGGAGATCGAGACCAACGAGTCCAGTCGGGGGATCGCCGACTACCTCGAACGCGTCCGGGACGATCCCGACTTCGAGACCGGACTGCTCCCGCTGGGCGAGGGCGTCGCCGTCAGCGTCCGCGTCCACGTCGGGTGA
- a CDS encoding mechanosensitive ion channel family protein: MSRPLGYLSLVLALCCGAAAAVVRQLGVEGTIGRVAVSFVLLRAFSLLAVVFTTYGCYRLALTGFDRYTPDKRRRHDAKNVFRLAFGIAGVAAALGVVTEQWLGLLFSLGVVGFAVTFALQQPLFSLIGWLYIMIKRPYQVGDRVAIESSKGDVVAVSFLVTTLWEINGELVSSNQPSGRIITLPNSVVLSSHVKNYTREEFPFVWNELTIQVAYETELDYATETMRREADEFLGDEMATRIQRYRERLAETPVELEVRDRPTVNVVQEQSWVELRLRYLVHPRRGQRVRNELYERIIGAFNDEPERVKFPVGRNR, from the coding sequence GTGAGTCGTCCGCTCGGGTACCTGTCGCTCGTCCTCGCGCTGTGTTGCGGTGCCGCGGCGGCCGTCGTCCGGCAGCTGGGTGTAGAGGGGACGATCGGACGTGTCGCCGTCTCGTTCGTCCTCCTGCGAGCCTTCTCGCTGCTGGCCGTCGTGTTCACGACGTACGGCTGTTATCGGCTCGCCCTGACTGGCTTCGACCGGTACACGCCGGACAAGCGGCGGCGCCACGACGCGAAGAACGTCTTCCGGCTCGCGTTCGGGATCGCCGGCGTCGCCGCGGCGCTGGGCGTCGTCACCGAACAGTGGCTCGGGCTGTTGTTCTCGCTCGGTGTCGTCGGGTTCGCGGTGACCTTTGCCCTCCAGCAGCCGCTCTTCTCGCTCATCGGCTGGCTGTACATCATGATCAAGCGGCCCTATCAGGTCGGGGACCGGGTCGCTATCGAGTCCTCGAAAGGCGATGTCGTGGCGGTGTCGTTCCTGGTGACGACGCTCTGGGAGATCAACGGCGAACTCGTCTCCTCGAACCAGCCCTCCGGCCGGATCATCACGCTGCCAAACAGCGTCGTCCTCTCCTCGCACGTCAAGAACTACACCCGCGAGGAGTTCCCCTTCGTCTGGAACGAACTGACCATACAGGTCGCCTACGAAACCGAACTCGACTACGCGACCGAGACGATGCGCCGGGAGGCCGACGAGTTCCTCGGCGACGAGATGGCCACGCGCATCCAGCGCTACCGCGAGCGATTGGCCGAGACCCCGGTCGAACTCGAAGTGCGGGACCGGCCGACGGTCAACGTCGTCCAGGAGCAGTCTTGGGTGGAACTGCGACTGCGATATCTCGTCCACCCGAGACGGGGCCAGCGGGTCCGGAACGAACTATACGAGCGGATCATCGGGGCGTTCAACGACGAGCCGGAGCGCGTGAAGTTCCCGGTCGGGCGGAACCGCTGA